The following proteins are encoded in a genomic region of Coffea eugenioides isolate CCC68of chromosome 6, Ceug_1.0, whole genome shotgun sequence:
- the LOC113774943 gene encoding serine/threonine-protein kinase D6PKL2, translating into MGSFSRSCEIVESNEEMCSTRHPQTCYQAKRHEREWQPPVKKGSNKSLEDDINRLFEGINIRTSKSLDLSDRASAGFSRKNASKKPMKVGVSYSPGIGFSDPVSLKQALRGLCISQAAEMAALKRLSKPPGSPGVLEPGRITNLYRSVVIEAGDSGLPLSDVREGKVEISLKPEESTSNCIERVHRSLQEPKMPSATQSAYSSPRFGVKPTMKSVENSPLHHAISLASRKVETQASGKMRIKAESQEPKNESAGQSTLPSSQPAVEPIIEKMGLTQRENEITSTSREIEVQPLEMVPSQGGNQILSSSVPSPSYADGKSKLDKNTSGTNNVASGPNRKVGTSVKILGKSTPKIRRKGKLQMVPPSNASKTRKESKSTRATATASKPVTRNKNLALKKTKQESLIAAAKSDAACGVYGAFGDNSSQLVCQRCKCSLKDVKEELSKESSSLAHSNSASMVTTNSRTCDTNKPGLISKDCQNASTPAGKGNMIPKIKEKGDFSQSSKSSMGEYSSCTSMSEESTVSGSSCGNRPHMSKDVRWEATNLVKKQHGFLGLSHFNLLKKLGSGDIGTVYLAELVGTNSLFAIKVMDNEFLARRKKMPRAQTEREILRMLDHPFLPTMYAQFTSDNLSCLVMEFCPGGDLHVLRQKQPGRYFPENAARFYVAEVLLALEYLHMLGIVYRDLKPENILVREDGHIMLTDFDLSLRCSVNPTLIKSSSLGLEPPRISGPCAGSNCIDPFCAAPSCKVSCFSPRILPATAKTRKQKAEQATPCRSLPQLVAEPTEARSNSFVGTHEYLAPEIIKGDGHGSAVDWWTFGIFLYELLYGKTPFKGSGNEETLANVVLQNLKFPDSPIVSFQARDLIRGLLVKEPENRLGTETGAAEIKRHPFFDDLNWALIRCAIPPIIPEFCDVGVPKVVSQDKGKRFLEYNATGEHLEFELF; encoded by the exons ATGGGTTCTTTCAGTCGTAGTTGTGAAATTGTTGAATCAAATGAAGAGATGTGCTCAACTCGGCATCCTCAAACATGTTATCAAGCAAAAAGACATGAACGAGAGTGGCAACCTCCAGTAAAAAAAGGATCTAATAAGTCTTTAGAAGATGATATCAATAGGCTTTTTGAGGGAATCAATATTAGGACTTCAAAGAGTCTGGATCTCTCAGACCGTGCAAGTGCAGGGTTCTCCAGAAAAAATGCCTCAAAGAAGCCAATGAAGGTAGGTGTTTCTTATTCACCAGGAATTGGATTTTCCGATCCAGTGTCCTTGAAGCAGGCACTGAGGGGACTTTGTATATCTCAGGCAGCTGAAATGGCTGCCCTCAAAAGATTATCAAAGCCACCAGGATCTCCAGGGGTATTGGAACCTGGAAGAATTACAAACTTGTATAGGTCTGTTGTAATTGAAGCTGGGGATTCTGGTCTTCCCTTAAGTGATGTTAGAGAAGGCAAAGTTGAAATATCTTTGAAGCCTGAAGAAAGCACTTCGAATTGCATTGAGAGGGTCCACAGATCCCTTCAAGAGCCGAAAATGCCGTCTGCAACCCAAAGTGCCTACTCGTCCCCCCGTTTTGGTGTTAAACCCACCATGAAAAGTGTAGAAAACTCTCCACTGCACCATGCAATTTCCCTTgcatcaagaaaagttgagaCCCAAGCATCAGGAAAAATGCGTATTAAAGCAGAAAGCCAAGAGCCTAAGAATGAGTCAGCTGGCCAAAGCACCCTTCCTTCTTCACAACCTGCTGTTGAGCCAATCATAGAGAAGATGGGATTAACTCAGAGAGAAAATGAGATTACATCTACATCCAGGGAAATCGAGGTTCAGCCATTGGAAATGGTGCCCTCTCAGGGGGGAAACCAGATTTTAAGTTCTTCTGTTCCTTCTCCTAGTTATGCTGATGGTAAGTCAAAGCTTGACAAGAACACTTCAGGCACTAACAATGTTGCTAGTGGTCCAAATAGGAAAGTTGGAACTTCAGTGAAAATACTGGGCAAATCAACACCTAAGATAAGACGGAAGGGCAAGTTGCAAATGGTTCCTCCATCTAATGCATCAAAAACCAGGAAAGAAAGCAAGTCAACCAGAGCCACTGCCACTGCATCGAAACCTGTTACCAGGAATAAGAATCTTGCTTTGAAGAAAACAAAGCAGGAGTCATTAATAGCGGCAGCTAAATCCGACGCAGCTTGCGGAGTATATGGTGCTTTTGGTGATAATTCCAGCCAATTAGTTTGCCAGAGATGCAAGTGTTCCTTGAAAGATGTGAAAGAGGAGCTGAGTAAGGAGTCTTCATCACTTGCACATTCAAATTCTGCCTCCATGGTTACCACAAATAGTAGGACCTGTGATACAAATAAGCCTGGTCTCATTTCAAAGGACTGTCAAAATGCTAGCACTCCTGCTGGAAAAGGCAACATGATACCaaaaattaaagagaaaggGGATTTCTCACAAAGCTCAAAGAGTAGCATGGGTGAGTACAGCAGTTGTACAAGCATGAGTGAGGAGAGCACTGTAAGCGGGTCTAGTTGTGGCAATAGACCGCACATGTCAAAAGATGTAAGGTGGGAAGCCACCAATCTTGTGAAAAAGCAGCATGGCTTCCTTGGTTTGAGccattttaatttattaaagaaGCTTGGCTCTGGTGACATTGGTACTGTATATCTTGCTGAACTGGTTGGAACAAACTCCCTGTTTGCCATTAAAGTTATGGATAATGAATTTTTGGCAAGGAGAAAGAAGATGCCGAGGGCACAAACTGAAAGAGAGATTCTGAGAATGCTGGATCATCCTTTTCTTCCTACTATGTATGCACAGTTCACCTCAGATAACCTGTCATGTTTGGTTATGGAGTTTTGTCCAGGTGGAGATCTTCATGTTCTCCGCCAGAAGCAGCCAGGCAGATATTTTCCTGAAAATGCAGCAAG GTTTTATGTTGCTGAGGTTCTTCTTGCTCTGGAATACTTGCATATGCTTGGCATTGTGTATCGTGATTTAAAACCAGAAAACATTTTGGTGCGAGAAGATGGCCACATCATGCTTACGGATTTTGACTTGTCACTTCGATGTTCAGTAAACCCTACCCTTATAAAGTCATCTTCACTTGGGTTGGAGCCGCCAAGGATATCTGGTCCATGCGCAGGATCAAACTGCATTGATCCTTTTTGTGCTGCACCATCATGTAAAGTTTCATGCTTTAGCCCTAGAATTTTACCTGCAACTGCAAAAACAAGGAAACAGAAGGCTGAACAAGCAACCCCGTGTAGATCTTTGCCACAGCTTGTGGCCGAGCCAACAGAGGCACGATCCAACTCCTTTGTTGGTACTCACGAGTATTTGGCTCCAGAAATTATTAAGGGAGATGGCCATGGGAGTGCCGTAGATTGGTGGACGTTTGGTATATTTCTTTACGAGCTTTTGTATGGAAAGACTCCCTTCAAAGGTTCTGGAAATGAAGAGACATTAGCCAATGTGGTTTTGCAAAATCTCAAGTTTCCAGACAGCCCAATTGTTAGTTTTCAGGCAAGAGATCTGATCAGGGGGCTGTTAGTTAAAGAGCCAGAGAATAGACTGGGGACAGAAACTGGAGCTGCGGAGATCAAGCGGCATCCATTCTTTGATGACCTGAATTGGGCACTGATACGCTGTGCTATACCACCTATAATACCCGAGTTTTGTGATGTTGGAGTTCCAAAAGTAGTCTCTCAGGATAAAGGAAAGAGATTTCTCGAGTACAATGCTACAGGAGAGCACTTGGAGTTTGAATTGTTCTAG